The Leptospira sp. WS39.C2 genome contains a region encoding:
- a CDS encoding aldose epimerase, with product MIQLAKKKISQKKNPNPNEIELHDLWNRLNTKGLFQNKSVSLSFLLPGEGKFLLMVKGEGKSQKPNLGIYSIQNPNTMLGENENIISLPSTIRFHADLYSLRQDVGAIVRFSPPWSSKLHYLDHALPLVFDEQCRQLGAPVRQLPLGQNGNLIASENLLSGANGFLLGEEVVITSVTREKAIYNCELIEKCAKAYLLAIATGGTVKQIPWFVRFIAKSRLLKDEKKAMDFYKRGERPTGFKAY from the coding sequence ATGATTCAGTTAGCAAAAAAGAAAATTAGTCAAAAAAAGAATCCGAATCCTAATGAAATAGAATTACATGACCTTTGGAACCGACTCAACACAAAAGGATTATTCCAAAACAAATCCGTTAGTTTATCTTTTCTCTTACCCGGTGAAGGTAAATTTTTACTGATGGTAAAAGGGGAAGGAAAATCACAAAAGCCTAATCTTGGCATTTATTCCATTCAAAACCCGAATACGATGTTAGGTGAGAATGAAAACATAATTTCACTACCTTCTACGATTCGTTTTCATGCAGATCTTTACTCTTTACGTCAAGATGTTGGTGCCATAGTACGTTTTTCTCCTCCATGGAGTTCCAAACTCCATTATCTTGATCATGCACTTCCACTTGTTTTTGATGAACAATGCCGCCAACTCGGTGCTCCTGTCCGCCAATTGCCACTTGGACAAAATGGAAATCTAATCGCAAGTGAGAATCTTCTTTCCGGTGCAAATGGATTTTTGTTAGGGGAAGAAGTGGTCATCACAAGTGTGACAAGAGAAAAGGCGATTTATAATTGTGAGTTAATCGAAAAATGTGCAAAAGCATATCTCCTTGCAATTGCAACCGGTGGAACAGTAAAACAAATTCCATGGTTTGTTCGTTTCATTGCAAAAAGTCGTTTGCTAAAAGATGAAAAAAAAGCTATGGATTTTTACAAACGTGGAGAAAGGCCAACAGGATTCAAAGCATACTAA
- a CDS encoding class II aldolase/adducin family protein, producing MNLNRSKIKSIQKEMITACIQLADIGFLAGIGGNLAVRVDETYMVVTPSASDYYSMKPEDLCVLRIDNLQMVEGTKQPTTESGIHASFFTKRPDIQVSLHTHQPFASAITLLGKDITLESKEIKEKIGTKLVMVSYAPSGTSFLVSAFRKKISKTENGYLLKNHGIVCGAIDLKSAIRSVSLIEKEAVDFLRKSIQTNPKITSFNSQLMKQIQSVF from the coding sequence ATGAATCTAAATCGCTCTAAAATCAAATCCATCCAAAAAGAAATGATAACCGCCTGTATCCAGTTAGCTGATATTGGATTTTTAGCTGGAATTGGAGGCAATTTAGCTGTTCGAGTTGATGAAACTTATATGGTAGTCACTCCTTCTGCTAGCGATTATTATTCCATGAAACCAGAAGACTTATGTGTGTTAAGGATCGACAATTTACAGATGGTTGAAGGGACAAAACAACCCACAACGGAAAGTGGGATCCATGCAAGTTTTTTTACAAAACGCCCTGACATACAAGTAAGTTTACACACTCATCAACCATTTGCAAGTGCAATCACTTTGCTTGGCAAAGATATAACATTAGAATCAAAAGAGATAAAAGAAAAAATTGGAACTAAATTAGTAATGGTTTCTTATGCACCATCAGGTACATCTTTTCTTGTGAGTGCATTTCGGAAAAAAATTTCCAAAACAGAAAATGGATATCTCCTTAAAAACCATGGAATTGTCTGTGGAGCCATAGATCTAAAATCCGCAATCCGTTCTGTTTCATTGATAGAGAAAGAAGCAGTGGATTTTTTACGGAAATCAATCCAAACGAATCCAAAAATAACTAGTTTCAATTCACAATTGATGAAACAGATCCAATCTGTTTTTTAG